One region of Solanum pennellii chromosome 6, SPENNV200 genomic DNA includes:
- the LOC107021926 gene encoding MADS-box transcription factor 47-like, whose product MNLDERARKVVVEKKLASLCKQAEELSILCDVKVGVVAFSPGETKAFAWPCLTQANATMNEYLACDETQKQNKLFTQVTYLQRKIDAREEYIRKIEQIAEEKEMENLFNQLAMGKSIHELDARETKGLLKLFDAHKTKLNERKTKLNEHDVDGNDLNQIDANESNVGEENGGNP is encoded by the coding sequence ATGAATCTCGATGAGAGAGCTAGAAAAGTCGTTGTCGAAAAAAAATTAGCATCACTTTGTAAGCAAGCAGAAGAACTGTCTATTCTATGTGATGTAAAAGTCGGTGTGGTTGCTTTTAGTCCCGGGGAAACCAAAGCTTTTGCTTGGCCTTGTTTAACCCAAGCTAATGCCACAATGAATGAATATTTAGCTTGCGATGAGacccaaaaacaaaataagttgTTCACACAAGTAACATATCTTCAACGAAAAATCGATGCTCGGGAAGAATATATTCGAAAAATAGAGCAAATAGCTGAAGAGAAGGAAATGGAGAACCTATTCAACCAACTTGCTATGGGGAAAAGCATCCATGAACTAGATGCTAGAGAAACTAAAGGTTTGTTAAAGCTATTTGACGCGCACAAGACTAAACTTAACGAGAGGAAGACAAAACTCAATGAACATGATGTAGATGGGAATGATTTAAATCAAATTGATGCTAATGAGAGCAATGTTGGAGAAGAGAATGGTGGAAATCCTTAG
- the LOC107021597 gene encoding uncharacterized protein LOC107021597, with translation MTSFDTCINLFIEEESCRSEAIEESRVSIMFFIVKIVDPSRSICLFSRMFIFLLNYCESKLGPSFGEALGIHKEPLFGAHKCTTPNADGHESKFVENIIKQVVQEVNHTPLDVGDTRVKDIELLLRNDIDETSHGWHWWNRKNKFGIKVSTT, from the exons ATGACATCTTTTGATACATGTATAAATCTATTTATTGAAGAAGAATCATGTAGATCTGAAGCAATTGAAGAGTCAAGGGtttcaattatgttttttatAGTTAAAATTGTTGATCCAAGCAGATCGATTTGCTTATTTTCTAGGATGTTCATCTTTCTTCTCAACTACTGTGAAAGCAAATTGGGTCCATCTTTTGGTGAAGCTTTAGGTATACACAAGGAACCATTATTTGGGGCTCACAAGTGTACAACTCCAAATGCTGATGG GCACGAATCTAAATTTGTAGAGAATATTATAAAACAAGTCGTACAAGAGGTCAACCACACACCTCTAGATGTTGGAGATACTCGTGTCAAAGATATAGAGTTGTTATTGCGAAATGATATTGATGAAACTTCACATGGTTGGCATTGGTGGAATAGGAAAAACAAATTTGGCATCAAGGTATCTACGACCTAA
- the LOC107023639 gene encoding histone H4 has translation MSGRGKGGKGLGKGGAKRHRKVLRDNIQGITKPAIRRLARRGGVKRISGLIYEETRGVLKIFLENVIRDSVTYTEHARRKTVTAMDVVYALKRQGRTLYGFGG, from the coding sequence ATGTCAGGCAGAGGTAAGGGAGGCAAAGGATTGGGCAAAGGAGGAGCGAAGAGGCACAGGAAAGTGTTGAGAGACAATATTCAAGGAATTACAAAGCCAGCTATTCGAAGACTCGCTCGTAGAGGTGGTGTGAAGCGTATTTCTGGGTTGATTTACGAAGAGACTCGTGGGGTTCTGAAGATCTTTTTGGAAAATGTGATTCGTGATTCTGTGACATACACAGAGCACGCTAGGAGAAAGACGGTTACAGCTATGGATGTTGTTTATGCGCTTAAGAGGCAAGGAAGGACCCTTTACGGATTTGGGGGTTAG
- the LOC107023640 gene encoding histone H4: MSGRGKGGKGLGKGGAKRHRKVLRDNIQGITKPAIRRLARRGGVKRISGLIYEETRGVLKIFLENVIRDSVTYTEHARRKTVTAMDVVYALKRQGRTLYGFGG, encoded by the coding sequence ATGTCAGGCAGAGGTAAAGGAGGCAAAGGATTGGGCAAAGGAGGAGCCAAGAGGCACAGGAAAGTGTTGAGAGACAATATTCAAGGAATTACAAAGCCAGCTATTCGAAGACTCGCTCGTAGAGGTGGTGTGAAGCGTATTTCTGGGTTGATTTACGAAGAGACTCGTGGGGTTTTGAAGATCTTTTTGGAAAATGTGATTCGTGATTCTGTGACTTACACAGAGCACGCTAGGAGAAAGACGGTTACTGCTATGGATGTTGTTTATGCACTTAAGAGACAAGGAAGGACCCTTTACGGATTTGGgggttag
- the LOC107022833 gene encoding uncharacterized protein LOC107022833, with translation MTSFSGLFIGLSFLFGCIVMVFVAELYYLLCIRKIFSKTNCFVTTREVATNQDLKFGASTSSSSSIKLEGYREDNDESEFMRLHNLRFLSTIKEETKEDLESEDGSRKCSKSKSFSDITLILTPLSSPSVKSQEFSFNPLFESEIKSMKSSPPPKFKFLRDAEEKLIKRLIEEAEKRKKSSNSTTGRS, from the coding sequence atgacatcttttagtGGTTTATTCATTGGTTTAAGTTTCCTTTTTGGTTGCATCGTAATGGTATTTGTTGCAGAATTGTACTACTTGTTatgtataagaaaaatattttcaaaaactaaTTGTTTTGTCACTACTCGAGAAGTCGCAACAAATCAAGATTTGAAGTTTGGTGCATCaacatcgtcatcgtcgtcgatAAAATTGGAAGGATACAGAGAAGATAACGATGAATCGGAATTTATGAGGTTACATAACCTTCGATTCCTATCAACAAttaaagaggaaactaaagagGATTTGGAATCTGAGGATGGAAGTAGAAAATGTTCAAAAAGTAAAAGTTTTAGTGATATTACACTAATTCTTACTCCTCTGTCTTCACCATCTGTTAAATCTCAAGAATTCAGTTTCAATCCTTTATTTGAATCTGAAATTAAGAGTATGAAATCTTCACCACCACCAAAGTTTAAGTTTTTGAGAGATGCTGAGGAGAAACTTATCAAGAGATTAATTGAAGAAGctgagaagagaaaaaaatcatcaaattcaacAACCGGCAGATCATAG
- the LOC107021810 gene encoding probable mediator of RNA polymerase II transcription subunit 37c produces the protein MAGKEEGPAIGIDLGTSYSCVGVWQDDHVEIIANDQGNRTTPSFVAFTDAERLIGDSAMNQAGENATNTVFNVKRLIGRRITDPTVQSDMKLWPFKVITGPDDKPMIGVNFKGEEKNFAPEEISSMVLIKMKEIAEAFLGSTVKNAVVSVPAYFNDSQRQATKDAGVIAGLNVTRIINEPTAAAIAYGLDKKASSVGEKNVLIFDLGGGTFDVSLLTIQEGIFEVKSTTGDTHLGGEDFDQKLVGQFVLDFKRKHRKDLTSNPKSLRRLRTACERAKRTLSSAEQATVEIDSLYEGIDFKSSITRAKFEELNMELFKKCVDPIEICLRDARVDKDSVHEIVLVGGSTRIPKVQELLQNFFNGKELCKSINPDEAVAYGAAVQAAILSGEGNEKVKDLRLLDITSLSVGLETARGLMTVLIPRNTTIPAKKERIFSNYSDNQTRELIQVYEGERARIKDNNLLGKFELSGLHPAPKGILQITARFDIDANGILNVSAEDKTTGQRKKITITNDKGRLSKEEIEKMVQDAEKYKADDKEHKKK, from the exons ATGGCCGGAAAAGAAGAAGGTCCGGCGATCGGGATCGATCTCGGAACATCGTACTCCTGCGTCGGTGTTTGGCAGGATGATCATGTAGAGATCATCGCAAATGACCAAGGCAATCGTACGACGCCGTCTTTCGTTGCTTTCACTGACGCCGAGCGTCTCATTGGTGACTCCGCTATGAATCAGGCCGGAGAAAACGCTACAAACACTGTTTTCA ATGTGAAGCGCCTTATCGGGAGGAGGATTACTGATCCCACTGTACAGAGTGACATGAAATTGTGGCCATTTAAAGTTATTACTGGACCTGATGACAAGCCAATGATTGGCGTAAACTTTAAGGGTGAAGAGAAGAACTTTGCTCCTGAAGAAATCTCATCTATGGTGCTTATAAAGATGAAGGAAATTGCTGAGGCTTTCCTTGGATCCACTGTAAAGAATGCTGTGGTATCCGTACCTGCATACTTCAATGACTCGCAACGTCAGGCTACTAAGGATGCTGGTGTCATTGCTGGTCTAAATGTCACACGTATTATCAATGAGCCTACGGCTGCTGCCATTGCTTATGGCCTGGATAAAAAGGCTAGCAGTGTAGGTGAGAAGAATGTGCTTATCTTCGATCTTGGTGGTGGTACTTTTGATGTCTCCCTCCTCACTATTCAAGAGGGAATTTTTGAGGTCAAATCTACAACTGGAGATACTCATCTTGGAGGAGAAGATTTTGACCAGAAATTGGTCGGTCAGTTTGTCCTGGATTTCAAGAGAAAGCATAGGAAGGACTTAACAAGTAATCCTAAATCTTTAAGAAGATTGAGGACAGCTTGTGAGAGGGCAAAGAGAACTCTTTCTTCAGCCGAACAGGCAACTGTTGAAATTGATTCACTATACGAAGGAATTGACTTCAAATCCAGCATCACGCGTGCCAAATTTGAGGAGTTGAACATGGAACTCTTCAAGAAGTGTGTGGATCCGATTGAGATATGTTTGAGGGATGCTAGAGTGGACAAGGACAGTGTCCATGAAATTGTTCTTGTTGGTGGATCAACTAGAATTCCCAAGGTGCAGGAGCTGTTGCAGAACTTCTTTAACGGGAAGGAGCTTTGCAAGAGCATCAACCCCGACGAAGCTGTTGCTTATGGAGCTGCTGTGCAAGCAGCCATTCTTAGTGGAGAGGGCAATGAGAAGGTTAAAGATTTGCGCCTTTTGGATATCACCTCTTTATCTGTAGGACTCGAAACTGCCAGAGGACTTATGACCGTCCTGATTCCAAGGAACACTACCATTCCCGCAAAGAAAGAGAGGATATTCTCAAATTATTCTGATAACCAAACTAGAGAGTTAATTCAGGTTTACGAGGGAGAGAGAGCAAGGATAAAAGACAACAACTTGTTGGGTAAATTCGAGCTCTCTGGTCTACATCCTGCACCAAAGGGTATTCTTCAGATAACTGCCCGCTTTGACATTGATGCCAATGGCATCTTAAATGTTTCCGCCGAGGACAAGACGACCGGACAGaggaaaaaaattacaattacGAATGACAAAGGTAGGCTGTCGAAGGAAGAGATTGAGAAGATGGTCCAGGATGCTGAGAAGTACAAGGCAGATGATAAAGAACACAAGAAAAAGTAG